One Loxodonta africana isolate mLoxAfr1 chromosome 4, mLoxAfr1.hap2, whole genome shotgun sequence genomic region harbors:
- the ZNF740 gene encoding zinc finger protein 740 isoform X1, producing the protein MAQASLLACEGLAGVSLVPTAASKKMMLSQIANKQAENGERAGSPDVLRCSSQGHRKDSDKSRSRKDDDSLAEASHSKKTVKKVVVVEQNGSFQVKIPKNFICQHCFGAFRSSYHLKRHILIHTGEKPFECDICDMRFIQKYHLERHKRVHSGEKPYQCERCHQCFSRTDRLLRHKRMCQGCQSKTSDGQFSL; encoded by the exons ATGGCTCAG GCAAGTCTCCTGGCTTGTGAAGGCCTAGCAGGTGTGAGTCTGGTTCCCACTGCAGCCAGCAAGAAGATGATGCTGAGCCAGATTGCCAACAAGCAGGCCGAGAATGGCGAGCGGGCAGGTAGCCCTGATGTCCTGAGGTGCTCGAGTCAG GGCCACCGAAAAGACAGTGATAAGTCCCGGAGCCGCAAAGATGATGACAGCTTGGCTGAGGCCTCTCATTCAAAGAAGACTGTTAAAAAG GTGGTGGTAGTGGAACAAAATGGTTCTTTTCAAGTAAAGATTCCCAAAAATTTTATTTGTCAACACTGCTTTGGAGCCTTTAGGAGCAGTTACCACCTCAAGAGGCACATCCTCATTCACACTG GTGAGAAGCCATTTGAGTGTGATATATGTGATATGCGCTTCATCCAGAAGTACCACCTGGAGCGCCACAAGCGTGTACACAGTGGTGAAAAGCCTTACCAATGTGAACGGTGCCATCAG TGTTTTTCTCGGACAGATCGATTACTCAGACACAAACGGATGTGCCAAGGGTGCCAGTCCAAGACTTCCGACGGGCAGTTTTCTCTATAG
- the ZNF740 gene encoding zinc finger protein 740 isoform X2, whose translation MKEASLLACEGLAGVSLVPTAASKKMMLSQIANKQAENGERAGSPDVLRCSSQGHRKDSDKSRSRKDDDSLAEASHSKKTVKKVVVVEQNGSFQVKIPKNFICQHCFGAFRSSYHLKRHILIHTGEKPFECDICDMRFIQKYHLERHKRVHSGEKPYQCERCHQCFSRTDRLLRHKRMCQGCQSKTSDGQFSL comes from the exons ATGAAGGAG GCAAGTCTCCTGGCTTGTGAAGGCCTAGCAGGTGTGAGTCTGGTTCCCACTGCAGCCAGCAAGAAGATGATGCTGAGCCAGATTGCCAACAAGCAGGCCGAGAATGGCGAGCGGGCAGGTAGCCCTGATGTCCTGAGGTGCTCGAGTCAG GGCCACCGAAAAGACAGTGATAAGTCCCGGAGCCGCAAAGATGATGACAGCTTGGCTGAGGCCTCTCATTCAAAGAAGACTGTTAAAAAG GTGGTGGTAGTGGAACAAAATGGTTCTTTTCAAGTAAAGATTCCCAAAAATTTTATTTGTCAACACTGCTTTGGAGCCTTTAGGAGCAGTTACCACCTCAAGAGGCACATCCTCATTCACACTG GTGAGAAGCCATTTGAGTGTGATATATGTGATATGCGCTTCATCCAGAAGTACCACCTGGAGCGCCACAAGCGTGTACACAGTGGTGAAAAGCCTTACCAATGTGAACGGTGCCATCAG TGTTTTTCTCGGACAGATCGATTACTCAGACACAAACGGATGTGCCAAGGGTGCCAGTCCAAGACTTCCGACGGGCAGTTTTCTCTATAG